TTGGTTCCtttttacacaaaaataatattttaaataattattgataaCATATCCATTAAATGTAGTCGCGCTTTAGAGAGCTAGCTAGTGTGCTGACTGAAAGCGACGATCGCTTCCTTTGATGCTGTCTTTGTGGattataaacatttaattattaattataatgTCTTTTATTAAAAGCACATTCTCTTGTATTTTGTTAAAGTCAGAAGGCTTTGCGTTACGATAATCGATAGTATCGTTAGTGCGATGTTAGTTAAACGAGATGTGGGAGTTAGCTTGTTAGCTAGCACTGGATAGCTTTACATGATGGAGgtaatttctgtctttctgttaatCCTCTGGTCAGTAATAACTAATAGATTAGTTAGCAATCCAAGTAGCGCCAGCAGACTAACGGCTAACGCTGCAGCCGGAACGAGCCGCGGACAGCAGACATGCGCAGTTCACGTCACATGTCGAAGTATTGGTCAATAAAGGTGTCACCTggttgttcctgttcctgtgtgacgtcacGGATTATTGTAATGTTTGACAGGTCTGTCTTAGAGAGCACAAAGTCACAGGAAGTAGCCTTTAGGCGTTCTGACTCGTTAATGTCATCGAAGTATTAATGGTGAACTGAATTATTGACTTAACTGAATTaagttaaataattaaaaaaattaattttccagTTCGTACGTGTCTGTAGACGTGTTCTCCATCCTGTGCCTGTAACGTTCAAGGCTGGTAAAGTCGGTTTTACTAATTTTTGAGCCAAACGAGTTGGATATTCGGCATTAAATTAGCATCCTGACATGAGAAACtggtttaaaaaattatttgtgaTGGGAAGTGCagcagctgagcctcacctGGGATTGGACGACCAATCTGTTTTTAAACTGAGTGGTTACACTCATGATTtgtttcaaaaaaagaaaaaaggtatttccgcactataaggcgcaccttcaacgaatggtTTATTTCCGCCTTATAGTGTGGGAAATACTGTAGTAAAACTGACTCATTTGtaatttccttctttttccaaCATCTTTTTTAGCAATCCCACCGTGCCCCAGCGGCCCCTCCCCCATCCTCAGGTAAAATCCCCCCCCAAACCCTCCTGCCCTGTTGCAATTAGCCCCCCCGTCCCCTACcttccctcttcttcctccctccctcccacccgCCCACCTCCCCCTTCACTCCGGTTGCCCCCCCCGCTGTGGTAAGGTGCTCCCACCCACTCCACCAAGCTGTCGGACATGTCAGGACCCGTGCCGAGCCGGGCTCGAGTGTACACCGAGGTCAACACTCATCGGCCCAGGGAGTACTGGGACTACGAGTCCCACGTGGTCGAGTGGGGGTGAGTCGTTTTGATCCTCACCCGGCGTCGGCGTCGTGCTGCTCTGGAACCCAGCTGACGTTTGACTCCCGTTCTTCTGCCTGCGCAGAAATCAGGATGACTTCCAGTTGGTGCGGAAACTCGGCCGCGGAAAATACAGCGAGGTGTTCGAGGCGATCAACATCACCAACAACGAGAAGGTGGTGGTGAAGATCCTCAAGGTGAGTCCGAGCAGACGAGCGGAGTCAGAGCCAGTGACTCTGATCCCGTCTGCCCGACGCTGACTCATCATCTACCCTTCAGCctgtgaagaaaaagaagatcaaGCGTGAGATCAAGATTTTGGAGAACCTCCGCGGAGGTCCTAACATCATATCACTCATCGACATCGTGAAGGACCCCGTGGTAAGACCCCGGAACGCCTGATTGATCGGCCACGAGTCAGAGGCTTGCTTTGTGTCTCACAACCTGTTTCTCTGGAATCTGGTTACCGTGGCGATAGCGTGATGAACCCACCAGCTGCACGAGCTTCTCGATTTCACTGGGGTTAGGGAAGTACGTGTCAGTAAGTACGTAGTCAGCTGTGGCTTCGCCGTAGGTCGTAGGTCAACGTCTGTGTTCACGTCGTTCCTCTGAGGAGATCAGAACTCTGGTTCAGGAcggacaaaacaaaacagtttggaTCGAACCAGTTAAAACTAGAATGTAGAACTAGAGGAGAACCTCGAGATAAGAGTTAAATCTGTTCCGTGACTGAGTTACCAAGTCAAACAACATGATAATGATATTATCCCTGTTATTACGTAATATgataatgatattaataatcAGTAATTATCCCCCCGGAGGGGAAATTCATATTCAGCTCATTTAAATCTGTTCCAGTCTCATAAAAACAGCCCCAAACCCTCTACCTTATTTAAAGAAATcctttttatcaaccaatagacacacaGACGTTACCtgtgtttaattatttatatttgtgttaCATAAcgataatgaaaagaaatacaaaagtcatgagaacacacgagctacgtctacACTCCACCATCAAGaaagagatccggtctcactggtgttgtaCTCATCCTCTGACTAGCGGTGttgtcctgaagcacgactcgtatctcaaataacttgtaTGACGatcagctcgtatctcaaggttctaCAGACATTAAAGCCCCTGAACggctgttttcctctcatcaGTACTGAGTGCTGTTGACCAGCAGCAGCTGTTAAATGTTTGTAGAATCAGCCCTAGTTTTTCTGGGTGTTGCTACGCGGTCAGTCGGTGCTGTGGATGTAGCGCCGCGGCTCACGTCAGGATTAGCTGGAGTGTAGCTTCTGTAAACAGATTAAAACTTGTTTAACGCTCAACCTTCGTTTCCAGTCCCGGACGCCGGCCCTGGTCTTTGAACACGTGAACAACACGGACTTCAAGGTGAGAACCGAACCCCCTCCTGTCTGTAAATGTGTTGAACCCTCCTTTCTTGGCATACTCGTTGTTTTCCCgtacacgtgtgtgtatgtgatggAGGAACATGACGTCCAGCGCTATGTCTTCGGTACCAGACGGTCACCCGTCGTCTGGTTCTATCCTCAATCGCTGGAACATTCCCACCGGTCGCCGCTTTAATCTGAGCTAACCGCTTTCGTTTCGGTCCGCAGCAACTTTATCAGACGCTGACTGATTACGACATCCGGTTCTACATGTACGAGATCCTCAAGGTGAGTCCTCCAGGGTGCGACTTCCTGTCACATCAGGAACGGTGGCCTCTCAACGTCCTGACGGGGTGGGGGGCGTTGGAGTTTGCCCCTGACTTCCTGGCCTTTTCTTTTACACGCGTGTCTGCAGGCGCTGGATTACTGCCACAGCATGGGGATCATGCACAGAGACGTGAAGCCGCATAACGTGATGATCGACCACGAACACCGTAAGGTGAGTCGCAGACAGTCTGAGCTCTATGACAGACGTTTATCAGCGTTTTCTTTCTCTAAGGAttaacataaaaacattttacaattgcatttatttcataaaatttattatgatttgaaaaacatttggagGGCCGGATTACTGATCTTCATGGGCCGCACTCGGCCCCAGGGCCGTCGTTGGCCCGTCCTTCCGCTAATTGCTTCCTTTCTCTTTAGCTCCGCCTCATCGACTGGGGTCTGGCTGAGTTCTACCACCCGGGGCAGGAGTACAACGTCCGGGTGGCGTCTCGCTACTTCAAGGGCCCCGAGCTCCTGGTGGATTATCAGGTACGAGGtcgaatctgtgtgtgtgtgtgtgtgtgttgtctttaaTGAAACACCAGCTCTTCTTCGGGCCCCACCCTCTCCGTTGTTCGGCTGCATTCCTTCCAAACAAAGACGTGTGAAACATTCTTGTAAAAGTGAACAGACGAGACGTCTGGCCTCAGTGAATGTTGGCTGTGTTCGATCGTTGAGCCCTCCTTTCTTGGTGTGTTCGTCAttttctcgtgtgtgtgtgtgtgtatcctggATCGACAGCGATGGTCCTCCCACACTGATGGTTGTGCAGTCATGAGGTTTGATGGGTAACGCTCGCGTTTCTCCACCTCTGCTCCTCGTTAACCAGCTTTTTGATTTATGACCTCATGATTACATCTATTAGCTGAATTTATGATTATAAGACTGTTAAACTGTCAGAACGTCCGCTTTATGGGCTCCTGGTGATGAAGAacctcctccatccatcttcaccgCTGACAAGGTCACATGATGCAGGAAGAGCTCCGTGTCTGTCGtcagctgcatattcagattGTGTCACAGAATTATAAGCATATAgtattcaggtgtgtgtgtgtgtgtttcagatgtacGACTACAGTCTGGATATGTGGAGTCTGGGCTGCATGTTGGCGAGCATGATCTTCAGGAAAGAGCCCTTCTTCCACGGTCACGACAACTACGACCAGGTAAACCAAAGGATttctcccatcagcccctggGACTATTTTATTTACACAGTTAAACCTCAGAGGTCGACTGACGGCGTAGA
This sequence is a window from Antennarius striatus isolate MH-2024 chromosome 5, ASM4005453v1, whole genome shotgun sequence. Protein-coding genes within it:
- the LOC137595462 gene encoding casein kinase II subunit alpha — translated: MSGPVPSRARVYTEVNTHRPREYWDYESHVVEWGNQDDFQLVRKLGRGKYSEVFEAINITNNEKVVVKILKPVKKKKIKREIKILENLRGGPNIISLIDIVKDPVSRTPALVFEHVNNTDFKQLYQTLTDYDIRFYMYEILKALDYCHSMGIMHRDVKPHNVMIDHEHRKLRLIDWGLAEFYHPGQEYNVRVASRYFKGPELLVDYQMYDYSLDMWSLGCMLASMIFRKEPFFHGHDNYDQLVRIAKVLGTEDLYDYIDKYNIELEPRFNDILGRHSRKRWERFVHSENQHLVSPEALDFLDKLLRYDHQARLTAREAMDHPYFFPIVKDQSRVAGSVSLPSGNTAVSTASMITGISALPASTALGPLTGSPVLSAATNALSSPVPAAAGAPQ